The following are encoded together in the Nocardioides sp. Arc9.136 genome:
- a CDS encoding iron chelate uptake ABC transporter family permease subunit, producing MTAPTAPAAADLTADPAPSTVERVARGRARRAARRRSVVVVLTVLVLATFATSLMVGRTFYPPGDVLSVIAGQDVPGASFTVGRLRLPRAVLALVVGLCFGIAGVTFQTMLRNPLASPDIIGISTGSSAAAAVGIVTFGLSGAAVSLLAISVGLGVALLIYVLSFRDGVAGTRLILIGIGIAAMLESVIAYVLSRAAAWDFQEAARWLTGSLNNAGWDDVVPTVLALLVLGPLLVVKSGDLDMLQLGDDAASALGVRVERTRIVVIVAAVGLIAFATAATGPIAFVAFLAGPIAARIVGPGASLLVPSALVGALLVLVADLCGQFAFDHRYPVGVVTGVLGAPYLVYLIVRTNRAGGSL from the coding sequence GTGACCGCCCCGACCGCCCCGGCCGCCGCGGACCTCACCGCGGACCCGGCCCCCTCCACCGTCGAGCGCGTCGCCCGGGGCCGGGCGCGCCGTGCGGCCAGGCGCCGCAGCGTCGTGGTCGTGCTCACGGTCCTGGTGCTCGCGACCTTCGCCACCAGCCTCATGGTGGGCCGCACCTTCTACCCGCCGGGCGACGTCCTCTCCGTCATCGCCGGGCAGGACGTCCCGGGCGCCTCGTTCACCGTCGGTCGGCTGCGGCTCCCGCGGGCGGTCCTCGCCCTGGTGGTGGGGCTCTGCTTCGGCATCGCGGGCGTCACCTTCCAGACCATGCTGCGCAACCCGCTGGCCAGCCCCGACATCATCGGCATCAGCACCGGGTCGAGCGCGGCCGCGGCGGTCGGGATCGTCACCTTCGGGCTCTCGGGGGCGGCGGTGTCGCTGCTCGCGATCAGCGTCGGCCTCGGCGTCGCGCTGCTCATCTACGTGCTCTCCTTCCGCGACGGCGTCGCGGGGACCCGCCTGATCCTCATCGGCATCGGCATCGCCGCCATGCTCGAGAGCGTCATCGCCTACGTGCTGAGCCGCGCGGCGGCCTGGGACTTCCAGGAGGCGGCGCGCTGGCTGACCGGCAGCCTCAACAACGCCGGTTGGGACGACGTCGTCCCGACCGTCCTCGCGCTCCTGGTCCTGGGACCGCTGCTGGTGGTGAAGTCGGGCGACCTCGACATGCTCCAGCTCGGCGACGACGCCGCGTCCGCCCTCGGCGTCCGGGTCGAGCGGACCCGGATCGTCGTCATCGTCGCCGCCGTCGGCCTGATCGCCTTCGCCACCGCCGCCACCGGCCCGATCGCCTTCGTCGCGTTCCTCGCCGGCCCGATCGCGGCGCGGATCGTCGGGCCGGGCGCCTCGCTGCTCGTGCCCTCCGCGCTGGTCGGCGCGCTTCTGGTGCTCGTGGCCGACCTGTGCGGCCAGTTCGCCTTCGACCACCGCTACCCCGTGGGCGTCGTGACCGGCGTGCTCGGCGCGCCGTACCTCGTCTACCTCATCGTCCGCACCAACCGCGCCGGAGGCTCGTTGTGA
- a CDS encoding ABC transporter permease has translation MNLSRTARRTLAALTFLVLALVYLPLLVVVVNSVNPSQSMTWPLDGVTFEWWRRAAGSEGARDALVTSLQVAVLATAIALVLGTLLALALQRYSFFGKHSVNLLVILPIALPGVVTGIALNNGFRTILGVDLSLWTIVVAHATFCIVTVFNNVQARLRRMGTSLEEASADLGAGVLTTFRLVTLPQLRSALMAGGMLAFALSFDEIIVTTFTAGSGANTLPIWILNNMFRPNQAPVVNVVAVVLIVFSIVPVWLAQRLSSDVEAVR, from the coding sequence ATGAACCTCAGCCGGACCGCGCGCCGGACGCTCGCCGCGCTCACCTTCCTCGTGCTGGCGCTGGTCTACCTGCCGCTGCTGGTGGTCGTGGTGAACTCGGTGAACCCCAGCCAGTCGATGACCTGGCCGCTCGACGGCGTGACCTTCGAGTGGTGGAGGCGGGCCGCCGGGAGCGAGGGCGCCCGCGACGCCCTGGTGACCAGCCTGCAGGTCGCGGTGCTCGCCACGGCCATCGCGCTGGTGCTCGGGACGCTCCTGGCCCTCGCGCTGCAGCGCTACTCCTTCTTCGGCAAGCACTCGGTCAACCTGCTGGTGATCCTGCCGATCGCCCTGCCCGGCGTCGTCACGGGCATCGCGCTGAACAACGGCTTCCGCACCATCCTGGGGGTCGACCTCAGCCTCTGGACGATCGTGGTGGCGCATGCGACGTTCTGCATCGTGACCGTCTTCAACAACGTCCAGGCCCGCCTGCGCCGGATGGGCACCAGCCTCGAGGAGGCCTCCGCGGACCTCGGCGCCGGGGTCCTGACCACCTTCCGGCTCGTGACGCTGCCGCAGCTGCGCTCGGCCCTGATGGCGGGCGGGATGCTCGCGTTCGCCCTCAGCTTCGACGAGATCATCGTGACCACGTTCACCGCCGGCAGCGGCGCCAACACCCTGCCGATCTGGATCCTCAACAACATGTTCCGGCCGAACCAGGCACCCGTGGTCAACGTCGTGGCGGTCGTGCTCATCGTCTTCTCCATCGTCCCCGTCTGGCTCGCGCAACGGCTCTCGTCCGACGTCGAAGCCGTCCGCTGA
- a CDS encoding ABC transporter ATP-binding protein yields MTADHTLTVHDLELGYGERTVIDSLDLVLPPGRVTAIVGANACGKSTLLRSMSRLLRPRAGRVLLDGEQVHKLPAKELARTLGLLPQAPTAPEGITVSDLVGRGRNPHQGLLSRWSSEDDAAVAAALEATDTVALADRPVDELSGGQRQRVWIAMALAQQTDVLLLDEPTTYLDVSHQVEVLDLLTDLNRSRGTTIVMVLHDLNLAARYADHLVALADGRLHAAGDPADVLTEETVRAVFGLDCSVITDPVSGRPLMLPIGRHHVAAPAS; encoded by the coding sequence GTGACCGCCGACCACACGCTCACCGTCCACGACCTCGAGCTGGGGTACGGCGAGCGCACCGTCATCGACTCCCTCGACCTGGTGCTGCCGCCGGGCCGGGTCACCGCGATCGTCGGGGCGAACGCCTGCGGGAAGTCGACGCTCCTGCGGTCGATGTCGCGCCTGCTGCGCCCGCGGGCCGGCCGGGTGCTGCTCGACGGCGAGCAGGTGCACAAGCTGCCCGCGAAGGAGCTGGCCCGCACGCTGGGTCTGCTCCCCCAGGCGCCGACCGCCCCCGAGGGCATCACCGTCAGCGACCTCGTCGGCCGGGGTCGCAACCCGCACCAGGGGCTGCTGTCCCGGTGGAGCAGCGAGGACGACGCCGCCGTCGCGGCCGCGCTCGAGGCGACCGACACCGTCGCCCTCGCCGACCGGCCGGTCGACGAGCTCTCCGGCGGCCAGCGACAGCGGGTCTGGATCGCCATGGCGCTGGCCCAGCAGACCGACGTGCTCCTGCTCGACGAGCCCACGACGTACCTCGACGTCAGCCACCAGGTCGAGGTCCTCGACCTGCTCACCGACCTCAACCGCAGCCGCGGCACCACCATCGTGATGGTGCTGCACGACCTCAACCTCGCCGCGCGGTACGCCGACCACCTCGTCGCCCTCGCCGACGGCCGGCTCCACGCCGCCGGCGACCCCGCGGACGTGCTCACCGAGGAGACGGTGCGCGCCGTCTTCGGCCTGGACTGCTCGGTCATCACCGACCCCGTCTCCGGGCGACCGCTCATGCTCCCGATCGGTCGGCACCACGTGGCGGCGCCGGCCTCCTGA
- a CDS encoding iron ABC transporter permease produces MTTTQAGPTSGTPSGAATRRPRRLRAAWLLASLLLLVALAALSVAVGSRDVGLDDIVAALGGSSETLDEAAVTKRIPRTLLAVLVGAALGLAGAVMQGVTRNPLADPGILGVNMGASLAVVTGIAWFGLTAPSSYIWVAIGGAAVAAVFVYAVGSLGRGGATPLKLALAGTATSAALVSFITAVVLPRNDISEGALSWQIGGVGGASFDAITLVLPFLAVGLLVCLASARGLDSLALGDDVAAGLGERVALTRGAAAAGAVLLCGAATAVAGPIGFVGLVVPHLCRMLIGVDHRWLLPFTAVGGAALLTTADVLGRIVARPSEVDVGIITALVGAPFFIHVVRRHKVREL; encoded by the coding sequence GTGACCACCACCCAGGCCGGCCCGACCTCGGGCACCCCCTCGGGCGCCGCCACGCGGCGCCCGAGGCGGCTGCGCGCTGCCTGGCTGCTCGCGAGCCTGCTGCTGCTGGTCGCCCTGGCGGCCCTCTCGGTCGCGGTCGGCTCCCGCGACGTCGGCCTCGACGACATCGTCGCGGCGCTCGGGGGCTCCAGCGAGACGCTCGACGAGGCCGCGGTCACCAAGCGGATCCCGCGCACCCTGCTCGCCGTCCTCGTGGGTGCCGCCCTCGGCCTCGCCGGCGCGGTGATGCAGGGCGTGACCCGCAACCCGTTGGCCGATCCCGGGATCCTCGGGGTCAACATGGGCGCCTCGCTGGCGGTCGTGACCGGCATCGCCTGGTTCGGGCTCACCGCGCCGTCGTCGTACATCTGGGTCGCCATCGGCGGCGCCGCCGTCGCGGCCGTCTTCGTGTACGCCGTGGGCTCCCTCGGGCGGGGCGGCGCGACGCCGCTCAAGCTCGCCCTGGCCGGCACGGCCACGTCCGCCGCGCTGGTCTCGTTCATCACCGCGGTGGTGCTGCCCCGCAACGACATCTCCGAGGGCGCGCTGTCGTGGCAGATCGGTGGGGTCGGCGGGGCGTCGTTCGACGCCATCACGCTCGTGCTGCCGTTCCTCGCCGTCGGGCTGCTGGTCTGCCTCGCCTCGGCCCGCGGGCTCGACTCCCTGGCCCTCGGCGACGACGTGGCCGCCGGCCTCGGCGAGCGGGTGGCCCTCACCCGCGGCGCGGCGGCGGCCGGCGCGGTGCTGCTCTGCGGGGCGGCGACGGCGGTCGCCGGCCCGATCGGGTTCGTCGGCCTCGTCGTCCCGCACCTGTGCCGGATGCTCATCGGCGTGGACCACCGCTGGCTGCTGCCGTTCACCGCGGTCGGTGGCGCCGCCCTGCTCACCACCGCCGACGTGCTCGGGCGGATCGTCGCGCGCCCGAGCGAGGTCGACGTCGGCATCATCACCGCCCTCGTCGGCGCACCGTTCTTCATCCACGTCGTCCGCCGCCACAAGGTGCGTGAGCTGTGA
- a CDS encoding NAD-dependent succinate-semialdehyde dehydrogenase, which yields MPEYAVLNPATGDLVETFPTATDAEVDAAVDAAAAAYAGWRRTSTVEDRAALLHRVAELHRERREELSTTMVEEMGKPLADAEGEVDFSADIYDYYADNAARFLADEPIDLAEGEGSALIRRAPVGVLLGIMPWNFPAYQVARFAAPNLATGNTIVLKHAPQCPRSAALLHRLFLDAGLPEGAYVNVYATHEQVERIIADPRVQGVSLTGSERAGSAVAAIAGRHLKKVVLELGGSDPFVVLGTSDMAATVEAAVAARLENTGQACNAGKRFIVVDELYEEFVARFTEALLAASPGSPLVSEAAATNLADQVASAVGGGAALSSAGDRTGAFHPSGVLTGVEPGNPAYRQELFGPVAMAFRAADEDDAVRLANDTPYGLGSYVFTDDPEQARRVADQIDAGMVFVNGVGLDAAELPFGGVKRSGFGRELGRYGMEEFVNKKLIRTAG from the coding sequence ATGCCCGAGTACGCCGTGCTGAACCCCGCCACCGGCGACCTGGTCGAGACCTTCCCGACCGCCACGGACGCCGAGGTCGACGCCGCCGTCGACGCCGCCGCCGCGGCGTACGCCGGCTGGCGGCGGACCTCGACCGTCGAGGACCGCGCCGCCCTGCTCCACCGCGTCGCCGAGCTGCACCGCGAGCGCCGCGAGGAGCTGTCGACCACGATGGTGGAGGAGATGGGCAAGCCCCTCGCCGACGCCGAGGGCGAGGTCGACTTCTCCGCCGACATCTACGACTACTACGCCGACAACGCCGCCCGCTTCCTGGCCGACGAGCCGATCGACCTGGCCGAGGGGGAGGGCTCCGCGCTGATCCGGCGGGCCCCCGTCGGGGTGCTGCTCGGGATCATGCCGTGGAACTTCCCCGCCTACCAGGTCGCCCGGTTCGCCGCGCCCAACCTGGCCACCGGCAACACCATCGTGCTCAAGCACGCCCCGCAGTGCCCGCGCTCGGCGGCGCTGCTGCACCGGCTCTTCCTCGACGCCGGCCTGCCCGAGGGCGCCTACGTCAACGTGTACGCCACACACGAGCAGGTCGAGCGGATCATCGCCGACCCGCGGGTGCAGGGCGTCTCGCTGACCGGCTCGGAGCGTGCCGGCTCCGCCGTCGCCGCGATCGCGGGGCGGCACCTGAAGAAGGTCGTGCTCGAGCTGGGCGGGTCGGACCCGTTCGTCGTGCTCGGCACCTCCGACATGGCGGCGACGGTCGAGGCCGCGGTGGCCGCCCGCCTGGAGAACACCGGCCAGGCGTGCAACGCCGGCAAGCGGTTCATCGTCGTCGACGAGCTCTACGAGGAGTTCGTCGCGCGGTTCACCGAGGCGCTCCTCGCCGCCTCCCCGGGCTCGCCGCTGGTCTCCGAGGCGGCCGCGACCAACCTCGCCGACCAGGTCGCGTCCGCCGTGGGCGGGGGAGCGGCGCTGAGCAGCGCCGGGGACCGGACCGGTGCGTTCCACCCCAGCGGCGTGCTCACGGGCGTCGAGCCGGGCAACCCGGCGTACCGCCAGGAGCTGTTCGGGCCGGTCGCGATGGCGTTCCGGGCCGCCGACGAGGACGACGCGGTCCGGCTGGCCAACGACACCCCCTACGGCCTCGGGTCCTACGTCTTCACCGACGACCCGGAGCAGGCGCGTCGCGTCGCGGACCAGATCGACGCAGGCATGGTGTTCGTCAACGGCGTCGGCCTCGACGCCGCGGAGCTGCCCTTCGGCGGCGTGAAGCGCTCGGGGTTCGGCCGCGAGCTCGGCCGGTACGGCATGGAGGAGTTCGTCAACAAGAAGCTCATCCGCACCGCCGGCTGA
- a CDS encoding siderophore-interacting protein: MHGRVETVTWVTPAMVRVVLGGEGLAGFATADSTDAYVNLAIAPEGAPYDAVFEPAEVRASYDAQWWPARRRYTVRAWDGQRLTIDFVVHGDTGAAGRWASSAAPGDVLVLEGPGSGYRPDPDADWHLMVGDESALPAIAASLEAVPAGVPVVVRLVCDDAEHELPLTTPGALDLRWLHRAGDGDPATLLLRSVEQLQAPAGRVHAFVHGEAEEIRGIRRHLLAERGLARGDMSCSPYWRRTMTDEAWRAVKGDFVAAMEADVA; encoded by the coding sequence GTGCACGGACGGGTGGAGACGGTGACGTGGGTGACGCCCGCGATGGTGCGGGTCGTGCTCGGCGGCGAGGGACTGGCCGGGTTCGCGACGGCGGACTCGACCGACGCCTACGTGAACCTCGCGATCGCACCGGAAGGCGCGCCGTACGACGCGGTCTTCGAGCCGGCCGAGGTGCGGGCGTCGTACGACGCGCAGTGGTGGCCGGCGCGCCGGCGCTACACCGTCCGGGCCTGGGACGGCCAGCGGCTGACCATCGACTTCGTCGTCCACGGCGACACCGGGGCCGCGGGCCGCTGGGCCTCGAGCGCCGCGCCGGGGGACGTGCTCGTGCTCGAGGGCCCGGGCAGCGGCTACCGCCCCGACCCGGACGCGGACTGGCACCTGATGGTGGGCGACGAGTCCGCGCTCCCGGCCATCGCGGCGTCGCTCGAGGCCGTGCCCGCCGGCGTGCCGGTCGTCGTCCGGCTGGTGTGCGACGACGCCGAGCACGAGCTGCCGCTCACCACGCCGGGCGCGCTGGACCTGCGCTGGCTGCACCGGGCCGGCGACGGGGACCCGGCGACCCTCCTGCTGCGCTCGGTCGAGCAGCTGCAGGCGCCGGCGGGCCGGGTGCACGCCTTCGTCCACGGCGAGGCCGAGGAGATCCGCGGCATCCGGCGCCACCTGCTCGCGGAGCGGGGGCTGGCCCGGGGCGACATGTCCTGCTCGCCGTACTGGCGCCGGACGATGACCGACGAGGCGTGGCGCGCGGTGAAGGGCGACTTCGTCGCCGCCATGGAGGCCGACGTCGCCTGA
- a CDS encoding glycoside hydrolase family 3 protein: MRRQPRTLSTALAAVLVVATPLAAVSADGDGADQRPRFTGPGFPPPAVRPADTGLAAPLPRWDTSAAVERRVREIVAQMTDEEKADLATGELNNFFGFYNDPVERLGIPAQTMADGPIGVRVANPEVNRETTQLPSGTSLAATFDPRAARRYGRILGQESFDTGHNVLLGPTLDITRTPLWGRAFEGFGEDPLVSGDLGAQVVRGIQSRPVIATLKHPFAYNQETDRFDVSAEVGERALQEIYVRPFAIAQRRSHPGSMMCSFNRLNGIHACEHPALNRILKQQLRFRGFVMSDYNATPSTVQAANNGLDQEQPGDQGPGSANFGERLLAAVAEGEVSQARLDDMARRILRPMVGLGLLDSRPAVREWDKARNSTQARRIAARGMVLLRNQGRALPLGTGLRSVAVIGPDADNISAQGGGSSVVSVPTRSVSPLEGIRQAVGDRTRVRYAPGIEGISEGDLLPGPHPVPASILAPAAGSRENGLSAQYWSNDDFEGDPHRTVVDPNVNVAFGFQNFGGFNATSPKIPSPVGDFALLGDLSARWEGVLTAPATARYSLGLTARGNARLYLDGELFVEHTGDLSSVGKRVRLRKGQEVTVRVEYAAPAANQYTGGQVRLFWRHPASVLTPKMRSAVRTARTADAAVVVVRDYETEGADRPDLRLPKEQEQLIRQVARVNPRTVVVVETGAPSRVRPWIGRVEGAVQAWYPGQEQGRAIADVLFGRVNPSGHLPATIVRGERQVPGTPTGRAVFREGVRVGYRGFSRSEVSFPFGHGLSYTRFGYDRLRARVTKGDRTALVVSVRVTNRGGRAGADVPQVYVGRLPTRKVRTPARQLAGFARVELRPGQSRRVTIRVPREAFSFWDSARDRWVTPRGPLPVLVGHDALTPAARTTVRVR; the protein is encoded by the coding sequence ATGAGGAGACAACCGAGAACGCTCAGCACCGCCCTCGCCGCCGTCCTCGTCGTCGCCACCCCGCTCGCAGCGGTCTCGGCCGACGGCGACGGGGCCGACCAACGGCCGCGCTTCACCGGCCCCGGCTTCCCGCCACCCGCCGTCCGTCCCGCCGACACGGGGCTCGCCGCGCCGCTGCCCCGGTGGGACACCTCGGCCGCCGTCGAGCGTCGCGTCCGCGAGATCGTCGCGCAGATGACCGACGAGGAGAAGGCCGACCTCGCCACGGGCGAGCTCAACAACTTCTTCGGCTTCTACAACGACCCCGTCGAACGGCTCGGCATCCCTGCCCAGACGATGGCCGACGGGCCCATCGGGGTCAGGGTCGCCAACCCCGAGGTCAACCGGGAGACCACGCAGCTGCCGTCCGGCACCTCGCTCGCCGCCACCTTCGACCCGCGCGCCGCCCGCCGCTACGGGCGCATCCTGGGGCAGGAGTCCTTCGACACCGGCCACAACGTCCTGCTCGGCCCCACCCTCGACATCACCCGCACGCCGTTGTGGGGACGGGCGTTCGAGGGGTTCGGCGAGGATCCCCTCGTGTCGGGCGACCTCGGCGCGCAGGTCGTCCGGGGCATCCAGTCCCGCCCGGTCATCGCCACCCTCAAGCACCCGTTCGCCTACAACCAGGAGACCGACCGGTTCGACGTCAGCGCGGAGGTCGGTGAGCGGGCGCTCCAGGAGATCTACGTGCGCCCGTTCGCGATCGCGCAGCGTCGCTCGCACCCCGGCTCGATGATGTGCTCCTTCAACCGGCTCAACGGCATCCACGCCTGCGAGCACCCGGCGCTGAACCGGATCCTCAAGCAGCAGCTGCGCTTCCGCGGGTTCGTCATGAGCGACTACAACGCGACGCCGAGCACCGTGCAGGCCGCCAACAACGGGCTCGACCAGGAGCAACCCGGGGACCAGGGACCCGGCAGCGCCAACTTCGGGGAGCGCCTGCTGGCGGCGGTCGCCGAGGGCGAGGTCAGCCAGGCCCGACTCGACGACATGGCCCGCCGGATCCTCCGGCCGATGGTCGGCCTGGGACTGCTCGACAGCCGCCCTGCCGTCCGCGAGTGGGACAAGGCGCGCAACAGCACGCAGGCGCGGCGCATCGCCGCGCGCGGCATGGTGCTGCTGCGCAACCAGGGGCGGGCCCTCCCGCTCGGCACCGGACTGCGGTCGGTGGCCGTCATCGGGCCGGACGCCGACAACATCTCCGCCCAGGGCGGGGGCTCCTCGGTCGTGTCGGTCCCGACCCGCTCCGTCAGCCCGCTGGAGGGGATCCGCCAAGCGGTCGGCGACCGCACCCGGGTTCGGTACGCCCCCGGGATCGAGGGCATCTCCGAGGGCGACCTGCTGCCGGGGCCGCACCCGGTGCCGGCCTCGATCCTCGCCCCCGCGGCCGGCAGCCGCGAGAACGGGCTGTCCGCGCAGTACTGGAGCAACGACGACTTCGAGGGCGACCCGCACCGCACGGTCGTGGACCCCAACGTCAACGTCGCCTTCGGGTTCCAGAACTTCGGCGGGTTCAACGCCACCTCGCCGAAGATCCCCTCGCCGGTGGGCGACTTCGCCCTGCTCGGCGACCTCTCCGCGAGGTGGGAGGGCGTGCTCACCGCCCCGGCGACGGCGCGCTACTCCCTGGGCCTCACGGCCCGTGGGAACGCCCGCCTCTACCTCGACGGCGAGCTCTTCGTCGAGCACACCGGTGACCTGTCGTCGGTCGGGAAGCGGGTCCGGCTGCGCAAGGGCCAGGAGGTCACGGTCCGGGTGGAGTACGCCGCGCCCGCCGCCAACCAGTACACCGGCGGGCAGGTGCGGCTCTTCTGGCGGCACCCGGCCTCGGTGCTGACGCCGAAGATGCGGAGCGCCGTCCGCACCGCCCGGACCGCGGACGCCGCCGTCGTCGTCGTCCGCGACTACGAGACCGAGGGCGCCGACCGACCGGACCTCCGGCTCCCGAAGGAGCAGGAGCAGCTGATCCGCCAGGTGGCGCGGGTCAACCCCCGGACGGTGGTCGTCGTGGAGACCGGGGCGCCGAGCAGGGTGCGGCCGTGGATCGGGCGCGTCGAGGGTGCCGTCCAGGCGTGGTACCCCGGGCAGGAGCAGGGTCGGGCGATCGCCGACGTGCTCTTCGGGCGGGTCAACCCGTCCGGCCACCTGCCGGCGACGATCGTCCGCGGCGAGCGCCAGGTCCCCGGCACGCCAACCGGTCGCGCCGTGTTCCGCGAGGGGGTGCGCGTGGGCTACCGGGGGTTCTCCCGCTCCGAGGTGAGCTTCCCCTTCGGGCACGGGCTGTCCTACACCCGGTTCGGGTACGACCGGCTCCGTGCCCGGGTCACGAAGGGCGACCGGACGGCGCTCGTGGTGAGCGTCCGGGTCACCAACCGTGGCGGCCGGGCGGGCGCCGACGTCCCGCAGGTGTACGTCGGCCGGCTGCCGACCCGCAAGGTCCGGACCCCGGCCCGTCAGCTCGCCGGGTTCGCCCGCGTCGAGCTCCGGCCCGGCCAGTCCAGGCGGGTGACGATCCGGGTGCCCCGGGAGGCGTTCTCGTTCTGGGACAGTGCCCGTGACCGTTGGGTGACCCCGCGCGGGCCGCTCCCGGTGCTCGTCGGGCACGACGCCCTCACCCCTGCCGCGCGCACGACCGTGCGCGTGCGCTGA
- a CDS encoding iron-siderophore ABC transporter substrate-binding protein has translation MRSLRLLAASLGAAALVLSGCGSSDDESTASDSPSSDGSSTQFPITIEHALGTTTIEEKPERVATVNWANHEVPLALGVVPVGMAAANFGDDDGDGLLPWVSDELEELDAETPVLFDETDGIDFEAVADTEPDLILASYSGLTQEDYDTLSEIAPVVAYPEAAWSTEWRDMILQSSEAMGMATEGEELVAELESEITDTVAEHPGLEGTSAMFLTHVDTTDLSEVSYYTTHDTRAKFFEDLGLSTPASIADASSETDQFSGTLSAEQVDKLDDVEVIVTYGDEELVKALKGDPLLSKMPAVANDAIVLLPNNPLGTAANPTPLSISYVLEDYVAMLAEAAGAES, from the coding sequence GTGCGTTCCCTGCGCCTCCTGGCCGCCTCCCTCGGAGCAGCCGCCCTCGTCCTCAGCGGCTGCGGCTCGTCCGACGACGAGTCCACCGCCTCCGACTCCCCGTCCAGCGACGGCTCGTCGACGCAGTTCCCGATCACGATCGAGCACGCGCTCGGCACCACCACGATCGAGGAGAAGCCCGAGCGCGTCGCGACCGTCAACTGGGCCAACCACGAGGTGCCGCTGGCCCTCGGCGTCGTCCCGGTCGGCATGGCCGCCGCCAACTTCGGCGACGACGACGGCGACGGCCTGCTCCCCTGGGTCAGCGACGAGCTCGAGGAGCTCGACGCCGAGACCCCGGTCCTCTTCGACGAGACCGACGGCATCGACTTCGAGGCCGTCGCGGACACCGAGCCGGACCTGATCCTGGCGTCGTACTCCGGCCTCACCCAGGAGGACTACGACACCCTCAGCGAGATCGCGCCGGTCGTCGCGTACCCCGAGGCCGCCTGGTCGACGGAGTGGCGCGACATGATCCTGCAGAGCAGCGAGGCCATGGGCATGGCCACCGAGGGCGAGGAGCTGGTCGCCGAGCTCGAGTCGGAGATCACCGACACCGTCGCCGAGCACCCCGGTCTCGAGGGCACCTCGGCGATGTTCCTGACCCACGTGGACACCACGGACCTCAGCGAGGTCAGCTACTACACGACCCACGACACCCGGGCGAAGTTCTTCGAGGACCTCGGTCTCTCCACCCCGGCGAGCATCGCGGACGCCTCGTCCGAGACCGACCAGTTCTCCGGCACGCTGAGCGCCGAGCAGGTCGACAAGCTCGACGACGTCGAGGTGATCGTGACCTACGGCGACGAGGAGCTGGTCAAGGCGCTCAAGGGCGACCCGCTGCTGTCCAAGATGCCGGCCGTCGCGAACGACGCGATCGTGCTGCTGCCGAACAACCCCCTCGGCACCGCCGCCAACCCGACGCCGCTGTCGATCTCCTACGTCCTCGAGGACTACGTCGCCATGCTGGCCGAGGCCGCCGGCGCCGAGTCCTAG
- a CDS encoding ABC transporter permease, which translates to MATSTPVTDGRTGRTTDPALRAPVARPGSRLLHRRVWLRLSLLLSAPLAWMLLVYVVALAALLITSLWSVDSLSSEIDRSWTLDNFRTLLENEVYRTVAARTVGVALAVTVIDVLIALPIAFYMAKVASPRARRMLVVAVLTPLWASYLVKVFAWRVVLSEGGLAEWSGIGSPGYGLTAVVIAQSYIWLPYVILPIFAALERVPDSLLEAAGDLGASGGMVLRSIVMPLLVPGIIAGAIFSFSLTMGDYITVNIVGGASQMLGNLVFVNAGAANNLPLAAAIAMIPIVVMLVLLTAIRRTGALENL; encoded by the coding sequence ATGGCCACCTCCACCCCCGTCACCGACGGCCGGACCGGCCGGACCACCGACCCCGCACTGCGGGCGCCGGTGGCCCGGCCGGGCTCCCGGCTGCTGCACCGCAGGGTGTGGCTGCGGCTGAGCCTGCTGCTCTCGGCGCCGCTCGCGTGGATGCTGCTCGTCTACGTCGTGGCGCTCGCCGCGCTCCTGATCACCTCGCTGTGGTCCGTCGACAGCCTCAGCAGCGAGATCGACCGCTCCTGGACGCTGGACAACTTCCGCACCCTGCTCGAGAACGAGGTGTACCGCACCGTCGCGGCCCGCACCGTGGGCGTGGCGCTGGCGGTGACGGTGATCGACGTGCTGATCGCGCTGCCGATCGCGTTCTACATGGCCAAGGTCGCCTCGCCGCGGGCGCGGCGGATGCTCGTCGTCGCCGTGCTCACCCCGCTGTGGGCCAGCTACCTGGTGAAGGTGTTCGCCTGGCGGGTGGTGCTCTCGGAGGGTGGCCTCGCCGAGTGGTCGGGCATCGGCTCGCCGGGCTACGGCCTGACCGCCGTGGTGATCGCCCAGTCCTACATCTGGCTGCCCTACGTCATCCTGCCGATCTTCGCGGCGCTCGAGCGGGTCCCCGACTCCCTCCTGGAGGCCGCGGGCGACCTCGGCGCGTCCGGGGGCATGGTGCTGCGCTCGATCGTCATGCCGCTGCTCGTGCCCGGCATCATCGCCGGCGCGATCTTCAGCTTCTCGCTGACCATGGGTGACTACATCACCGTCAACATCGTGGGCGGTGCGAGCCAGATGCTCGGCAACCTGGTCTTCGTCAACGCCGGCGCCGCCAACAACCTGCCGCTCGCCGCCGCCATCGCCATGATCCCCATCGTGGTCATGCTCGTGCTGCTCACCGCGATCCGTCGTACCGGCGCCCTGGAGAACCTCTGA